In Enterobacter cloacae, the following are encoded in one genomic region:
- the bvgS gene encoding histidine kinase encodes MRFLSARLISFLFTLCCMWQLHAQPLELQRRAQVNAPHVQFSEAAQRWLDNHSTLNVGVWGQEQPPLSEGMGHGVFGGIAADYLALLEDSLKVKIKLHYYEHSSEALLALQRQEIQMVAIWNPALWPSPDLQASPPWLLDKAVLMTQKTPGETPVDLRNKVIGVVSGSQASTALQRQYPESTLRFQSWYTTAISALAFKQIDALWINRASAEYLTQYHQVRDLSWTFSPTIPNLNMSFGIDRQLPLLAESIDTVFKHVSLASRLRIATSWGLNRSFVITTNPLGLDPREESWLREHGQIQVIIDRRQRPVSFVSEGEPQGLVVDLLNQFNDQYGIRFSILSVENDTEFLAMKRAHPDALFVEQVVDTPQQTKSGAAKTPPLLTTPAVVVMDQGIKRPSDFSQLKGEKIAIQANDPLLPWLETWYPTIKLVKVPHMDDALERLKRGEVRGVIAPQFIASYLVTLHHPTRFHLAVTLPVTPVDLVLSAQTESSQPINIMNKALADMQPRALMQMAGDWRQAALENSEIWNKSTLVNSLLWSILLLLVVVGCWLWIQYLRRALRRGTVWQQKLAEQLKFTQSLIDASPVALYVRDRQGNLLRYNQAWSDTIGLSGQDLIGLPITAIDTIEPSELAVIESRYRQALQDGQPQNWSARFQIDEQPRYLQGWVVPWHDGQGEIGGLIGGWLDITEKELLIAQLSETKSNLEQAIASKNAFMLSMGHEVRTPLNVITGLLELELQALDERQERNENLNLIWESSLSLLSLIGDMFDVFRADNPQLLGLTRSTNLPQLIHSTVALYRQQAEAKGISLNVLIELSAQRYDTDPLLIIRILSSLLRNAIKHADGDAIDVEVYEGSSDPRVESVRLVIEVCDRGRGISEQTQAQIIERTNNVTLKSEWTDTGFSLPACLHMARAAGAEVRIESEPHEGCVVSFLFDATPSAKITLHHPTPDSLASLHILVVDDYPPARQTLQQRLEAWGHRVSLATQGEEALAMWKEQPEGYSAIITDCTMPVMDGYELTRQIRQHEQREGYRAIPIFGLTAMSGTEAAACCIDAGMNEYLEKPLMPQKLQEILERYFASPRKAEVVADDKTRQLQLEMIKVNNQDADQLKLRLEQRDRDKVGRMAHRINGGARMMHFMSLKETCEALEVACNNAQGWDTIEPLVERVLEEMEQFNEWLAHQE; translated from the coding sequence AGGCATTACTGGCATTGCAGCGTCAGGAAATTCAGATGGTGGCTATCTGGAATCCGGCGCTGTGGCCAAGCCCGGATCTGCAAGCTTCACCACCGTGGTTACTGGATAAAGCGGTTCTGATGACCCAGAAAACGCCGGGGGAAACGCCTGTTGATCTGCGCAATAAAGTGATTGGGGTGGTCTCGGGAAGCCAGGCCAGCACGGCGCTGCAACGTCAGTACCCGGAGAGTACGCTGCGTTTTCAGTCATGGTATACCACCGCCATCAGTGCGCTAGCCTTTAAACAAATCGATGCGCTGTGGATTAACCGGGCCAGTGCGGAATATCTTACGCAATACCATCAGGTCAGAGACCTGAGCTGGACGTTCAGCCCGACGATACCTAATCTGAACATGAGTTTTGGCATTGACCGACAGCTCCCGTTGCTGGCGGAATCCATCGATACCGTATTTAAACATGTGTCCTTAGCCAGCCGTTTGCGCATTGCGACCAGTTGGGGTCTGAACCGTAGCTTTGTCATCACCACGAATCCACTGGGGTTAGATCCCAGGGAGGAAAGCTGGCTTCGCGAGCACGGACAAATTCAGGTCATTATTGACCGTCGTCAAAGGCCAGTCTCGTTTGTCAGTGAGGGGGAACCCCAGGGGCTGGTGGTCGACTTGCTTAATCAGTTTAACGATCAATACGGCATTCGCTTTTCGATCCTGAGCGTTGAAAACGATACCGAATTTCTGGCAATGAAGCGCGCTCATCCTGACGCGCTTTTTGTTGAACAGGTTGTCGATACGCCGCAGCAGACCAAAAGCGGTGCGGCCAAAACGCCCCCTTTACTGACCACGCCAGCCGTGGTGGTGATGGATCAGGGCATCAAGCGCCCGAGTGATTTTTCACAGCTGAAAGGTGAGAAAATTGCCATTCAGGCGAACGACCCGCTGTTGCCCTGGCTGGAAACCTGGTATCCCACCATTAAACTGGTGAAAGTCCCTCATATGGACGATGCCCTTGAACGGTTAAAGCGCGGTGAAGTACGTGGGGTGATTGCACCGCAGTTCATTGCCAGCTACCTCGTGACTCTCCACCACCCAACCCGTTTTCATCTGGCGGTAACCCTTCCTGTGACACCTGTCGACCTGGTGTTGTCAGCGCAGACGGAAAGCAGCCAGCCGATTAATATCATGAACAAAGCGCTGGCCGATATGCAGCCACGCGCACTGATGCAGATGGCGGGTGACTGGCGTCAGGCGGCGCTAGAAAACAGTGAAATCTGGAATAAAAGCACGTTAGTGAACTCGCTGCTATGGAGCATATTGCTATTGCTGGTTGTGGTGGGCTGTTGGCTGTGGATCCAGTATTTACGCCGTGCATTACGCCGCGGCACTGTCTGGCAGCAGAAGCTGGCAGAGCAGCTGAAATTTACGCAATCGTTAATTGACGCTTCACCTGTTGCGCTTTATGTCCGCGATCGACAGGGGAATTTACTGCGTTATAACCAGGCCTGGAGCGATACCATCGGTCTGTCAGGACAGGATCTGATAGGTTTGCCGATCACCGCCATTGATACGATTGAACCTTCGGAGTTAGCGGTGATCGAAAGCCGGTACCGCCAGGCGCTCCAGGATGGCCAGCCGCAGAACTGGTCCGCCAGATTTCAGATTGATGAGCAACCGCGATACTTACAGGGTTGGGTTGTGCCGTGGCATGACGGTCAGGGAGAGATTGGTGGGTTAATTGGCGGCTGGCTGGATATCACAGAAAAAGAGCTGTTGATTGCCCAACTTTCTGAAACAAAAAGTAATCTGGAACAGGCTATTGCCAGCAAAAACGCCTTCATGCTGAGCATGGGGCATGAAGTTCGCACACCGCTCAACGTGATTACGGGGTTGCTGGAACTGGAACTTCAGGCGCTGGACGAACGCCAGGAGCGCAATGAGAATCTGAATCTTATTTGGGAGTCATCCCTTAGTTTGCTCTCGCTAATCGGCGACATGTTTGATGTTTTCCGTGCTGATAACCCGCAACTACTTGGTTTAACGCGCAGCACGAATCTGCCGCAGCTGATCCACAGCACGGTAGCACTCTATCGCCAGCAGGCTGAAGCTAAAGGCATTAGCCTGAACGTGTTGATTGAGCTTTCAGCGCAGCGCTACGATACCGACCCGCTGTTAATTATCCGTATCCTCTCCAGCCTCCTGCGTAATGCCATCAAACACGCTGACGGCGACGCAATTGATGTCGAGGTGTACGAGGGAAGCAGTGACCCACGCGTTGAAAGTGTCCGGCTGGTGATTGAGGTGTGCGATCGGGGGAGGGGCATTTCTGAACAAACGCAGGCACAGATCATCGAACGCACGAACAATGTGACGCTCAAATCAGAGTGGACCGACACCGGTTTTAGCTTACCCGCTTGTCTGCATATGGCGCGTGCCGCAGGAGCCGAAGTGCGTATTGAAAGCGAGCCACACGAAGGGTGCGTGGTGAGTTTCCTCTTTGACGCCACGCCATCCGCGAAAATTACCCTGCATCACCCGACGCCGGACAGCCTTGCCAGCCTGCACATTCTGGTGGTGGATGATTATCCTCCCGCGCGTCAGACTTTACAGCAGCGGCTTGAGGCGTGGGGACATCGCGTCTCTTTAGCCACGCAGGGTGAAGAGGCACTGGCAATGTGGAAAGAGCAGCCTGAGGGCTATTCCGCCATTATTACGGACTGTACTATGCCGGTGATGGATGGTTACGAACTGACCCGGCAGATCCGCCAGCATGAACAACGGGAAGGGTACCGGGCGATCCCCATTTTTGGTTTAACTGCCATGAGTGGTACAGAAGCGGCGGCATGTTGTATTGATGCCGGGATGAATGAATATCTGGAAAAACCGCTTATGCCGCAAAAATTGCAGGAAATCCTGGAGCGGTATTTCGCCAGTCCCCGAAAAGCTGAAGTTGTCGCTGACGATAAAACACGTCAGCTTCAGCTCGAAATGATAAAGGTGAATAACCAGGACGCCGACCAGCTTAAGCTGCGACTTGAACAGCGAGATCGCGATAAGGTTGGCCGCATGGCACACCGGATTAACGGCGGTGCGCGGATGATGCATTTTATGTCGCTGAAAGAGACATGTGAGGCGCTGGAAGTTGCCTGCAACAATGCGCAGGGCTGGGACACGATTGAGCCGCTGGTCGAACGTGTGCTGGAAGAGATGGAACAGTTTAATGAGTGGCTGGCACATCAGGAGTGA
- a CDS encoding cation transporter, with translation MKNSRFLLDIMLLIFPLLALTLYIVNQDTTWGQNTSVILIISTIPSLLLLTYEVVKSLLSHKFGVDLLAILSMSGALWMDEPATAAVIAAMTASGRFLENYARGRAEREMVALLSRVPRFANRLTENGIQVIPVESIQPGYLLLVKLGETIPVDGPLVSVSAVLNESSITGESLPVTRQTGELLLSGTINAGDALKMHAARAAKDSTLQGIISVVEQAGQARAPAVRLADRYAAWFIPFTLGVAWLAGMVSHDPLRALAVLVVATPCPLLLAVPVALVSGISRCAKRGILIKGSSALEQLARADYLFFDKTGTLTGGMAKLMSIHSFSPQFTQPDLLKLAASMDQLSCHVIASAILQAAQEQGLGSLPMPESVQEVAGAGLTGKVNGQQVCIGTLDFVLSQSHAGNWLESARQRLLIENSTVVAIAVNSELVGWLLFSDQLRLETPRALRMLRKSGVHEIVMLTGDKQEVAESIGTGLGVDQVLAELTPEMKLKYVSKASSAHCTMMVGDGVNDAPALAAADVGVAMGARGTAAAAESADVVLLTDRLDRLAEAKVIARLSIRIARQSVWLGMGLCCVAMVFAALGLLLPFEGALLQEFIDLLAIMSALRVLASGITRPADRTMSAEQVAALRNEHHRLQPLLQRLTEVATLLPQASPEERRTLMKTLHDQLTQDILAHEQQDEQGLYPTMTLMLAGDDPLAAMSRSHQEIYLLVRKLGQLSILLQSTDGSPGTVQDIQQCLYGLEAILRLHFAQEEELFSGLQN, from the coding sequence ATGAAAAACAGCCGGTTCTTACTCGATATTATGCTGCTAATTTTCCCCCTACTGGCGTTGACGCTATACATCGTCAATCAGGATACTACGTGGGGACAGAATACCTCCGTTATATTAATCATTTCGACTATCCCTTCTTTACTTTTGTTAACTTATGAAGTGGTTAAGTCATTATTAAGTCATAAGTTTGGGGTAGATTTACTCGCCATTCTTTCAATGTCCGGGGCTCTGTGGATGGATGAACCGGCCACTGCGGCCGTGATTGCCGCCATGACGGCTTCAGGCCGATTTTTAGAAAACTACGCCCGGGGTCGCGCAGAACGTGAAATGGTCGCGCTACTTTCCAGGGTACCCCGTTTTGCCAACCGACTGACTGAGAATGGCATCCAGGTTATTCCCGTTGAATCCATTCAACCTGGTTACTTGCTTCTGGTTAAGCTGGGGGAAACCATTCCAGTAGATGGCCCGTTGGTGAGTGTGAGCGCAGTGCTGAACGAATCCTCTATTACCGGGGAATCGTTGCCGGTCACCAGACAAACCGGTGAATTACTGTTAAGTGGTACAATTAATGCCGGTGACGCACTGAAAATGCACGCTGCCCGTGCCGCTAAAGACAGCACACTTCAGGGTATCATCAGCGTGGTTGAACAAGCAGGCCAGGCACGTGCGCCCGCGGTCAGACTCGCTGATCGTTATGCTGCCTGGTTCATCCCTTTCACCCTTGGCGTTGCCTGGCTGGCCGGGATGGTGAGCCATGATCCATTACGCGCACTGGCCGTTCTGGTTGTTGCAACGCCTTGTCCCCTCCTCCTGGCGGTGCCGGTGGCACTGGTATCCGGTATTTCTCGTTGCGCAAAGCGGGGAATTTTGATCAAAGGCAGCTCTGCGCTGGAACAACTTGCCCGGGCTGATTATTTGTTTTTTGACAAGACCGGCACTCTGACTGGCGGTATGGCAAAACTGATGTCGATTCACAGTTTCTCCCCCCAGTTCACACAACCTGATTTGCTCAAACTGGCAGCCAGCATGGACCAGCTTTCCTGCCATGTTATTGCCAGTGCTATTTTGCAGGCTGCACAAGAGCAAGGACTTGGATCATTACCGATGCCAGAGTCAGTACAGGAAGTGGCTGGGGCCGGGTTAACGGGAAAGGTGAACGGACAACAGGTATGTATTGGGACACTGGATTTTGTCCTGAGCCAGTCACACGCGGGCAACTGGCTGGAGTCTGCCCGCCAGCGCCTGTTAATTGAGAACTCGACGGTAGTTGCGATTGCAGTTAATTCGGAACTGGTCGGCTGGTTGTTATTTTCTGATCAGTTGCGACTTGAAACCCCCCGGGCTTTGCGCATGTTGCGCAAATCAGGCGTTCACGAGATCGTCATGCTGACAGGTGACAAGCAGGAGGTGGCGGAAAGTATTGGCACCGGCCTCGGTGTAGATCAGGTACTGGCAGAATTGACTCCTGAAATGAAACTGAAGTACGTCTCAAAAGCGTCATCCGCTCACTGCACGATGATGGTTGGTGATGGGGTGAATGATGCCCCTGCTCTGGCGGCTGCGGATGTCGGTGTTGCAATGGGGGCAAGAGGTACGGCTGCCGCAGCAGAAAGTGCAGATGTCGTGCTACTGACAGACCGTTTAGACCGGCTGGCTGAGGCCAAAGTCATCGCCAGGCTGTCAATTCGTATTGCCAGACAAAGTGTCTGGCTCGGTATGGGGCTGTGCTGTGTTGCTATGGTCTTTGCCGCGCTGGGTCTGCTTCTCCCCTTTGAAGGTGCCCTCTTGCAGGAGTTCATTGATCTGCTTGCCATTATGTCGGCATTACGGGTTCTTGCGAGTGGGATAACTCGCCCGGCGGACAGGACAATGAGTGCAGAGCAGGTTGCTGCATTGCGCAATGAACACCACAGGTTGCAGCCATTACTCCAGCGTTTGACCGAGGTTGCAACACTGTTACCCCAGGCAAGTCCGGAAGAACGACGAACGCTCATGAAGACACTCCATGATCAACTGACCCAGGATATACTTGCTCATGAGCAGCAGGATGAACAGGGACTGTACCCCACCATGACGTTGATGCTGGCCGGTGATGACCCGCTGGCTGCGATGAGCAGAAGTCACCAGGAGATTTATCTGCTTGTCAGAAAACTGGGCCAGTTGAGCATCCTTCTACAAAGCACAGACGGCTCTCCTGGTACTGTTCAGGATATTCAGCAGTGTCTTTATGGCCTTGAAGCAATTCTGAGATTGCATTTTGCTCAGGAAGAAGAATTATTTAGCGGTCTTCAGAATTAG
- the arsD gene encoding arsenic resistance operon repressor, with protein MKMLTVFDPAMCCSTGVCGSDVDQVLVDFSADVQWLKERGVQVERYNLAQQPMSFVQNEKAKAFLEASGAEGLPLLLLDGETVMAGRYPKRAELARWFGIPLEKVGLAPTRCCGGNTSCC; from the coding sequence ATGAAAATGTTAACGGTGTTTGACCCGGCAATGTGCTGCAGTACCGGTGTATGTGGTTCCGATGTCGATCAGGTTCTGGTGGATTTCTCTGCTGATGTCCAGTGGCTGAAAGAACGCGGCGTGCAGGTTGAACGATACAACCTGGCACAGCAACCTATGAGCTTCGTTCAGAACGAGAAAGCGAAAGCATTCCTCGAAGCATCTGGTGCAGAAGGTCTTCCGCTGCTGTTGCTGGACGGTGAAACGGTGATGGCTGGGCGATACCCAAAACGTGCTGAGCTGGCTCGCTGGTTTGGCATTCCGCTGGAGAAAGTAGGTCTGGCTCCCACCCGTTGCTGTGGTGGTAATACTTCCTGTTGTTGA
- the arsR gene encoding transcriptional regulator, with translation MSLTALQLFKNLSDETRLSIVLLLREMGELCVCDLCTALDQSQPKISRHLAMLRESGLLLDRKQGKWVHYRLSPHIPSWAAQVIEQAWLSQQDDVQAIARKLASANCSGSGKAICI, from the coding sequence ATGTCTCTGACAGCCCTGCAGCTTTTCAAAAACTTGTCCGATGAAACTCGTTTGAGTATCGTCCTACTACTCAGAGAAATGGGAGAGCTGTGCGTGTGCGATCTCTGCACGGCGCTGGATCAGTCACAACCCAAGATCTCCCGCCACCTGGCAATGCTGCGTGAAAGCGGTTTATTACTGGATCGTAAACAGGGCAAATGGGTTCACTACCGCCTATCCCCGCATATTCCTTCCTGGGCTGCTCAGGTGATTGAGCAAGCCTGGTTAAGCCAACAGGACGACGTACAGGCCATCGCCCGTAAGCTGGCATCGGCAAACTGCTCTGGTAGCGGTAAAGCTATTTGTATCTAA
- the arsC gene encoding arsenate reductase, translating to MSNITIYHNPACGTSRNTLEMIRNSGTEPTVIHYLENPPSRDELVKLIADMGITVRALLRKNVEPYEELGLAEDKFTDDQLIDFMLQHPILINRPIVVTPLGSRLCRPSEVVLDILPDAQKGAFAKEDGEKVVDDTGKRLK from the coding sequence ATGAGCAACATCACTATTTATCACAACCCGGCCTGCGGTACGTCGCGTAACACGCTGGAGATGATCCGCAACAGTGGTACTGAACCAACGGTAATTCATTACCTTGAGAACCCACCGTCACGCGATGAACTGGTTAAACTCATTGCCGATATGGGGATCACTGTACGGGCACTGCTACGTAAAAATGTTGAACCCTATGAAGAGCTGGGACTCGCGGAAGATAAATTTACTGACGATCAGCTAATCGACTTTATGCTGCAGCATCCGATCCTGATTAACCGTCCGATTGTGGTGACACCGTTGGGCTCGCGTCTGTGCCGCCCTTCCGAAGTGGTGCTGGATATCCTCCCAGATGCACAGAAAGGGGCTTTCGCAAAGGAAGATGGCGAGAAAGTTGTTGATGATACCGGCAAGAGACTGAAATAA
- a CDS encoding lysozyme — MKVGNKSKLSAAMLALIAAGASAPVLMSQFQHEKEGTSLIAYQDKSRGIWTICGGVTYVDGKPVIRGMKLTQAQCDKIDKAEQEKALAWVDKNVRVQLTEPQKVGIASFCPWNIGPGKCFTSTFYRKLNAGDRLGACAEIKRWVHDAGRDCRVRENNCFGQVIRRDQESELTCWGLDK, encoded by the coding sequence GTGAAGGTGGGAAATAAATCAAAACTAAGCGCCGCTATGCTGGCGTTAATTGCAGCTGGAGCGAGCGCCCCGGTTTTAATGTCTCAATTCCAGCATGAAAAAGAAGGAACCAGTTTAATAGCCTATCAGGATAAAAGCCGGGGGATCTGGACTATTTGCGGCGGAGTTACTTACGTTGACGGAAAGCCGGTAATCAGAGGCATGAAATTAACGCAAGCGCAGTGCGACAAAATTGATAAAGCGGAACAAGAAAAGGCGCTGGCATGGGTGGATAAAAATGTCAGGGTGCAATTAACCGAGCCGCAAAAGGTTGGCATAGCTTCATTCTGTCCGTGGAATATTGGCCCCGGCAAATGCTTTACTTCTACGTTTTACCGAAAGCTAAACGCAGGAGACAGATTAGGGGCATGCGCAGAAATAAAACGCTGGGTGCATGATGCCGGGCGTGATTGTCGTGTGCGGGAAAATAACTGCTTTGGGCAGGTTATCCGGCGTGACCAGGAGTCGGAATTAACGTGCTGGGGATTAGATAAATGA
- the arsB gene encoding arsenical pump membrane protein, with amino-acid sequence MLLAGAIFVLTIVLVIWQPKGLGIGWSAMLGAGLALISGVVHLSDIPVVWNIVWNATATFIAVIIISLLLDESGFFEWAALHVSRWGNGRGRLLFTYIVLLGAAVAALFANDGAALILTPIVIAMLLALGFSKSTTLAFVMAAGFIADTASLPLIVSNLVNIVSADFFGLGFTKYASVMVPVDIAAIVATLAMLHLFFRKDIPQAYDLALLKTPAKAIKDPATFRTGWIVLILLLVGFFVLEPLGIPVSAIAAVGAVILFAVAKRGHAINTGKVLHGAPWQIVIFSLGMYLVVYGLRNAGLTEYLSGVLNMLADKGLWTATLGTGFLTAFLSSIMNNMPTVLVGALSIDGSTATGVIKEAMVYANVIGCDLGPKITPIGSLATLLWLHVLSQKNMTITWGYYFRTGIIMTLPVLFVTLVALALRLSFTL; translated from the coding sequence ATGTTACTGGCAGGTGCTATTTTTGTCCTGACCATTGTGTTGGTTATCTGGCAACCGAAGGGATTAGGGATCGGCTGGAGTGCAATGCTGGGTGCGGGACTGGCGTTGATTTCTGGCGTTGTACATTTAAGTGATATCCCGGTGGTGTGGAATATCGTCTGGAACGCGACGGCAACGTTTATTGCCGTGATTATTATCAGCCTGCTGCTCGATGAATCCGGCTTTTTCGAATGGGCTGCATTGCACGTTTCCCGTTGGGGAAATGGTCGTGGCCGCCTGCTGTTTACCTATATTGTTTTGCTCGGTGCTGCAGTGGCTGCATTATTTGCCAACGATGGCGCGGCGTTAATTCTGACACCCATCGTTATTGCCATGCTGCTGGCATTAGGCTTCAGTAAAAGCACGACACTGGCATTCGTTATGGCTGCCGGGTTTATTGCCGATACTGCCAGCCTGCCGCTTATCGTGTCGAACCTGGTGAATATCGTTTCAGCGGATTTCTTTGGTCTGGGATTCACCAAATATGCGTCGGTAATGGTTCCGGTTGATATTGCCGCCATTGTTGCCACGCTTGCTATGCTGCATCTGTTCTTCCGCAAGGATATCCCACAGGCTTACGATCTGGCGCTCCTTAAGACACCGGCAAAAGCAATTAAAGATCCGGCTACATTCCGCACTGGCTGGATTGTTTTGATTCTTCTGCTGGTTGGTTTCTTCGTCCTCGAGCCGCTCGGTATTCCCGTTAGCGCAATTGCGGCAGTTGGGGCGGTAATTCTGTTTGCCGTGGCGAAACGAGGTCATGCCATTAACACCGGCAAAGTGCTGCATGGTGCCCCCTGGCAGATCGTTATCTTCTCACTGGGGATGTATCTGGTGGTTTATGGGCTGCGGAACGCCGGGCTAACCGAATACCTCTCAGGTGTGCTGAACATGTTGGCGGATAAAGGGCTTTGGACCGCGACGTTGGGTACTGGCTTCCTGACGGCGTTCCTGTCTTCCATCATGAACAACATGCCTACCGTGCTGGTTGGCGCACTCTCGATTGATGGCAGCACGGCAACCGGCGTTATCAAAGAAGCGATGGTTTATGCCAACGTGATTGGCTGCGACCTGGGCCCGAAAATCACCCCTATTGGTAGCCTGGCAACACTGCTCTGGCTGCATGTACTTTCACAGAAGAATATGACGATCACCTGGGGCTATTATTTCCGCACCGGAATTATCATGACTCTGCCTGTGCTGTTTGTAACGCTGGTCGCACTGGCGCTACGTCTCTCTTTCACTTTGTAA
- the arsA gene encoding arsenical pump-driving ATPase, producing the protein MKFLQNIPPYLFFTGKGGVGKTSISCATAIRLAEQGQRVLLVSTDPASNVGQVFDQTIGNTIHPVTAVPGLSALEIDPQEAAQQYRARIVDPVKGLLPEDVVNSISEQLSGACTTEIAAFDEFTGLLTDASLLTRFDHIIFDTAPTGHTIRLLQLPGAWSNFIESNPDGASCLGPMAGLEKQREQYAHAVEALSDPERTRLVLVARLQKSTLQEVARTHEELATIGLKNQYLIINGVLPAAEAEHDVLAAAIWQREQETLANLPAGVSELPTDTLFLQPVNMVGVSALKGLLDVRSEAYSRPEQNIAYRPENPSLSDLVDEIARDGHGLIMLMGKGGVGKTTMAAAIAVRLADMGFDVHLTTSDPAAHLSTTLNGCLNNLQVSRINPHDETERYRQHVLETKGKDLDDAGKRLLEEDLRSPCTEEIAVFQAFSRVIREAGKRFVVMDTAPTGHTLLLLDATGAYHREIAKKMGNKGHFTTPMMQLQDPDRTKVLLVTLPETTPVLEAANLQADLERAGIHPWGWIINNCLSIADTRSPLLCLRARQEQPQIEAVKQQHADRIALVPVLASEPAGIKKLRELTS; encoded by the coding sequence ATGAAATTCTTACAGAATATCCCACCTTACCTGTTTTTTACCGGTAAGGGAGGAGTGGGCAAAACCTCCATTTCGTGTGCGACGGCTATCCGCCTGGCAGAACAAGGTCAGCGTGTGTTGTTGGTCAGTACCGATCCTGCCTCCAATGTCGGCCAGGTATTCGATCAGACTATCGGTAATACTATTCACCCTGTGACTGCAGTTCCCGGACTTTCCGCACTGGAGATCGACCCGCAGGAAGCCGCCCAGCAATATCGGGCCAGAATCGTTGATCCTGTCAAGGGTCTTCTGCCCGAGGATGTTGTTAACAGTATCAGCGAGCAGCTTTCGGGAGCATGCACCACTGAGATTGCGGCGTTCGATGAATTCACTGGCTTATTGACGGACGCTTCTCTGCTGACGCGTTTTGATCACATCATTTTTGATACTGCACCAACGGGCCACACTATCCGCCTCCTCCAGCTTCCCGGAGCCTGGAGTAACTTTATTGAAAGTAACCCGGACGGTGCTTCCTGCCTCGGCCCGATGGCTGGGCTGGAAAAGCAACGTGAGCAGTACGCTCATGCGGTTGAGGCGTTATCAGATCCTGAACGTACCCGGCTTGTTTTGGTTGCACGGCTGCAAAAATCAACGCTGCAGGAAGTCGCCCGCACCCATGAAGAGCTGGCTACGATTGGCCTGAAAAACCAGTATCTGATTATTAATGGTGTTTTACCTGCAGCCGAAGCAGAACATGACGTATTAGCGGCTGCGATATGGCAACGGGAACAGGAGACGCTGGCAAATCTTCCCGCTGGTGTATCAGAATTGCCGACAGATACTCTGTTCCTGCAGCCGGTGAACATGGTTGGCGTGTCCGCATTAAAAGGACTGCTTGATGTCCGTTCTGAGGCTTATTCACGCCCTGAACAAAACATAGCTTACCGACCTGAAAATCCGTCACTCTCTGACCTGGTTGATGAAATCGCCCGCGATGGACACGGCCTGATTATGCTGATGGGCAAAGGTGGCGTCGGTAAAACCACGATGGCTGCTGCTATCGCCGTCAGGCTGGCGGATATGGGGTTCGATGTGCATCTCACAACCTCAGATCCTGCCGCGCATCTCAGTACCACGCTAAACGGCTGCCTGAATAACCTGCAGGTCAGCAGGATCAACCCCCACGATGAAACCGAACGCTATCGCCAGCATGTTCTTGAGACGAAGGGGAAAGACCTGGACGACGCGGGGAAACGCCTGCTGGAAGAAGATTTACGTTCCCCCTGCACCGAAGAAATTGCCGTGTTCCAGGCCTTCTCCCGCGTGATCCGCGAAGCCGGTAAGCGGTTTGTGGTGATGGATACGGCTCCCACGGGGCACACGTTGTTGTTGCTGGACGCAACCGGGGCCTATCACCGCGAGATTGCTAAAAAAATGGGGAATAAAGGTCATTTTACTACCCCAATGATGCAGCTTCAGGACCCGGACAGAACCAAAGTGCTACTGGTTACGCTGCCAGAAACCACACCGGTGCTGGAAGCGGCGAACCTGCAGGCCGATCTCGAAAGAGCGGGGATCCATCCGTGGGGCTGGATTATCAATAACTGCCTTTCCATTGCGGATACGCGTTCTCCGTTGCTTTGCCTGCGCGCCCGGCAGGAACAGCCTCAGATTGAGGCCGTTAAGCAACAGCACGCTGACCGTATAGCGCTCGTTCCGGTACTGGCGTCTGAGCCTGCCGGTATCAAAAAACTCAGAGAGCTGACGAGTTAA